A stretch of the Chelonia mydas isolate rCheMyd1 chromosome 5, rCheMyd1.pri.v2, whole genome shotgun sequence genome encodes the following:
- the LOC119566705 gene encoding interferon beta-like: MTTRFLLHICLILLFSTEISSWLCTMLHFQQNKVNKESLELLQKRSGNFPSQCINERAAFKPTQDIVQLSVAQKENAKVVIQEILQEIFNIFTKNLTQSAWDATSIVKFQNGLYQQIQRLEACLRAQMEKELTNLESQDLQITSRSVKQYFQGIDAFLKEKDYSLCAWEFIRMEIPRCFVLIDKLTRRLSN; this comes from the coding sequence ATGACCACCAGGTTTTTGCTGCACATTTGCCTCATACTGCTCTTCTCCACTGAAATCTCATCTTGGCTCTGTACCATGCTTCACTTCCAGCAGAACAAAGTGAACAAAGAGAGCTTAgagcttctgcagaaaaggagcggAAATTTCCCCTCACAATGCATAAATGAAAGGGCAGCTTTCAAGCCCACCCAGGATATTGTCCAACTTTCAGTGGCCCAGAAGGAGAATGCCAAGGTGGTAATTCAAGAGATCCTCCAAGAGATCTTCAACATCTTTACCAAAAACCTCACCCAAAGTGCCTGGGATGCCACTTCCATAGTCAAGTTCCAAAATGGCCTTTACCAGCAAATTCAGCGGCTGGAGGCATGTTTGAGAGCACAGATGGAGAAGGAATTAACCAACCTGGAAAGTCAGGACCTCCAGATCACCAGTCGGAGTGTGAAACAATACTTTCAGGGGAtagatgctttcctgaaagaaaaggatTACAGCCTGTGTGCCTGGGAGTTCATTCGCATGGAAATACCCAGATGTTTTGTACTGATTGACAAACTCACTCGACGGCTGAGTAACTAA
- the LOC119566704 gene encoding interferon beta-like → MISRSLLQCCLVLLFSSEISCLDCNRLHVLQTRMNSESLERLEKMGGNFPFQCLNEGTASKPRDILKLRLSHQENAKVAIQQILQELFHIFNNNLTQAAWNGTSIKEFQNGLHQQIEKLETCLSAEMEKEVTYPGNENLLLTSLKLKRYFQTIEDFLKEKQYSRCAWEIIRVEISRCFLMLNKLTKRLENEARDASSNDAMKTAE, encoded by the exons ATGATCAGCAGGTCATTGCTGCAATGTTGCCTCGTGCTGCTCTTCTCCAGTGAAATCTCATGTCTGGACTGTAACAGGCTGCATGTTCTACAAACCAGAATGAACAGTGAGAGTTTAGAGCGTCTGGAGAAAATGGGTGGCAACTTTCCCTTCCAATGTCTAAATGAAGGGACAGCTTCCAAGCCCAGAGATATCCTCAAGCTCCGACTGTCCCACCAAGAGAATGCCAAGGTAGCCATCCAGCAGATCCTCCAAGAGCTCTTCCATATCTTTAACAACAATCTCACCCAAGCTGCCTGGAATGGGACTTCCATAAAGGAATTCCAAAATGGACTTCACCAGCAGATTGAGAAGCTGGAGACGTGTTTGAGTGCTGAGATGGAAAAGGAGGTTACCTACCCAGGAAATGAGAACCTCCTGCTCACCAGCCTCAAACTGAAGAGATACTTCCAGACAATAGAggatttcctgaaagaaaagcaatacagccGGTGTGCCTGGGAGATCATCCGTGTGGAAATATCCAGATGTTTCCTCATGCTCAACAAACTCACCAAGAGACTTGAAAATGAAG CACGTGATGCTTCCAGTAATGATGCTATGAAAACAGCTGAATGA